From one Rhineura floridana isolate rRhiFlo1 chromosome 4, rRhiFlo1.hap2, whole genome shotgun sequence genomic stretch:
- the LOC133382980 gene encoding transcription factor E2F6-like isoform X1 encodes MSAPAVGQSLEQQPVLLPQLSMDLLQAHIKVENKDDVHFVSFTRKVSEDESFVKVRRSKKGRKPRYDGSLVHLTKRFMDLVRASPEGVLDLNEVSRTLGVQKRRVYDITHVLHGIHLIQKRSKNHIQWVGSDIKQITKRTPEHQKLRDELYDLTAMEEALDELIKDCAHQLFDLTDDKENARLAYVTYQDICSIQTFQEQMVIAIKAPEETKMEVPAPKQDSIEVRIRSTKGPIDVYICEVPLDDPESDALKNADNGSCESKWATADDEELISCLQSFHWHRR; translated from the exons ATGTCTGCTCCCGCTGTGGGGCAAAGCCTGGAACAGCAGCCGGTTCTGCTCCCGCAGCTTTCGATGGATTTGCTGCAA GCTCACATTAAAGTTGAAAACAAAGATGATGTACACTTTGTGTCTTTTACCCGTAAAGTAAGTGAAGATGAATCCTTTGTGAAAGTTAGAA GATCAAAGAAAGGCAGAAAGCCCCGTTATGATGGATCTTTGGTTCATTTGACCAAGAGGTTCATGGATCTTGTCAGAGCTTCACCAGAAGGTGTTCTTGATTTAAATGAGGTATCTCGTACATTGGGAGTGCAGAAACGAAGAGTGTATGATATCACTCATGTGTTGCATGGAATACATCTTATTCAGAAACGATCCAAGAACCATATCCAGTGGGT TGGATCGGACATTAAGCAGATTACTAAAAGGACACCAGAGCATCAAAAGTTAAGAGATGAACTTTATGACTTAACTGCAATGGAAGAAGCACTGGACGAATTAATTAAGGATTGCGCTCATCAGTTGTTTGacttaacagatgacaaagaaaatgcacg GCTAGCTTATGTGACCTACCAAGATATCTGCAGCATTCAGACGTTTCAAGAACAGATGGTTATTGCAATCAAGGCTCcagaagaaaccaaaatggaggtACCGGCTCCGAAACAA GATTCCATAGAAGTACGCATAAGGAGCACAAAGGGACCCATTGATGTTTATATATGCGAGGTGCCATTAGATGATCCAGAATCTGATGCTTTGAAGAATGCTGATAACGGTTCATGTGAAAGTAAATGGGCAACAGCTGATGATGAAG AGCTAATATCCTGCCTCCAGTCTTTCCATTGGCACAGACGTTAA
- the LOC133382980 gene encoding transcription factor E2F6-like isoform X2, which translates to MSAPAVGQSLEQQPVLLPQLSMDLLQAHIKVENKDDVHFVSFTRKVSEDESFVKVRRSKKGRKPRYDGSLVHLTKRFMDLVRASPEGVLDLNEVSRTLGVQKRRVYDITHVLHGIHLIQKRSKNHIQWVGSDIKQITKRTPEHQKLRDELYDLTAMEEALDELIKDCAHQLFDLTDDKENARLAYVTYQDICSIQTFQEQMVIAIKAPEETKMEVPAPKQDSIEVRIRSTKGPIDVYICEVPLDDPESDALKNADNGSCESKWATADDEE; encoded by the exons ATGTCTGCTCCCGCTGTGGGGCAAAGCCTGGAACAGCAGCCGGTTCTGCTCCCGCAGCTTTCGATGGATTTGCTGCAA GCTCACATTAAAGTTGAAAACAAAGATGATGTACACTTTGTGTCTTTTACCCGTAAAGTAAGTGAAGATGAATCCTTTGTGAAAGTTAGAA GATCAAAGAAAGGCAGAAAGCCCCGTTATGATGGATCTTTGGTTCATTTGACCAAGAGGTTCATGGATCTTGTCAGAGCTTCACCAGAAGGTGTTCTTGATTTAAATGAGGTATCTCGTACATTGGGAGTGCAGAAACGAAGAGTGTATGATATCACTCATGTGTTGCATGGAATACATCTTATTCAGAAACGATCCAAGAACCATATCCAGTGGGT TGGATCGGACATTAAGCAGATTACTAAAAGGACACCAGAGCATCAAAAGTTAAGAGATGAACTTTATGACTTAACTGCAATGGAAGAAGCACTGGACGAATTAATTAAGGATTGCGCTCATCAGTTGTTTGacttaacagatgacaaagaaaatgcacg GCTAGCTTATGTGACCTACCAAGATATCTGCAGCATTCAGACGTTTCAAGAACAGATGGTTATTGCAATCAAGGCTCcagaagaaaccaaaatggaggtACCGGCTCCGAAACAA GATTCCATAGAAGTACGCATAAGGAGCACAAAGGGACCCATTGATGTTTATATATGCGAGGTGCCATTAGATGATCCAGAATCTGATGCTTTGAAGAATGCTGATAACGGTTCATGTGAAAGTAAATGGGCAACAGCTGATGATGAAG AGTGA